Part of the Zea mays cultivar B73 chromosome 4, Zm-B73-REFERENCE-NAM-5.0, whole genome shotgun sequence genome is shown below.
taatcttataatattattgtttatcaaatagtGTCACTGATTTGAtatgaaagccactttaaaacttatttcctaattaattttatatcaaatgcataaaatcttagtaaattcataactcctctgttttaactctgatttgatccgttcaagttgtgttagtctcgtataaatatttactatacaataacaacatttattataccatgtcacaTTATTTTATgactagatctttatttaacttatgttggttagtcttgttaatgtgctcatcattatctactaaaatatgatctatagtcaatttataatttagattaaagttgaattaattactattTTTGGTTATCTTTCCTCTGGAATTATAAAAATAAAGACCTAgtgttaatcatttaatcacatcataacttgatgaccacgactccgatcttagtagttctcgatcccacaatctcgtagcgacgcgtgagttattattatttagcttgtatttatgtttggtgtgatgttaattttgtctataccatgtttgtttgtattgatacgactagcagtgaggtcacgaggatctaaagaatcacgctggtaactggaatctcaagtgtcaggcaagttgtgcccttgatcacatttACTTAcccaatctctactactctatatgaaGGTATTGTAGGCGTGCACAGTACCATGTTCTGCCGCGACCATCCTATCCTCCCACCCGCCCGCAATCAGCGCTCCGTCGACACCGCGCCGCCACAATCAACGCAATCCCGCGGGCGTTCCTCCCACCGCCGCCATCTGCAACCTCAAATCCTCCCAGATCTCCTTCCGCTCTAGGACCATGGCGTTGGGGCGCGTGAGCCACAAGCTCTCGGTGCCGCCGCGCTGTCCACGCGGCAGAGGAACCCTGCCAGGGTCTATGCAAACCGCTGTCGGTGGAGCGGGTCCGTGATGAGGCCGCACCAGGCCTTGGAGACGCACTTGAAGCGGTGGACGGAGTTGGCGGGGAGGAGGCCGAACGTCTCGACGAGCGCGTCATCGGGGATGCaggggtcgggcgccgccgccgccgcgcgcagctTGGTGCCTGCACCCCCGCTATCGCCCCCATCCCCTCCGATCATCCCGCCTCCCCCCACGCCGCACACACCCCGCCATCCGCTCTCCTGCCCCACCCCCACAACAACGGAGGCGTCCACACCAAGCCCCCCTGCCTGCGTGtgcacgctcgcccacgcgccaCCGCCTGCGCCCACAGGTACGCCATACCCCAGCCACATCCCCTGGTTCGTGTTCGTGTTGCTCGCCCTCAGTCCCCTCCCCCGATCGCGTAGCACCACTTCCCTGGTCGCATTCGCCCAACGCCCCTGCGCCGGAGACGCCGCCTGGCCAGTGCCTGCATCTGTCCAGCCCGTGCTCCGTGCCTCTCTGGGCGCCCTCACCCTTCCACTCCCACCGCCACCGTGCTCGACCGTTCGCGCCCCCTGCCAGCGCACGGCCAACCCCCCGCGACCGCCTTTGGCCATCCCGCCGTCGTCGCGCCCGACCATCCCCACCCCATACCCACACTCGGCCAAGTCGTCAACTCCTTCCCTAAGGTCGTTGGTCCAAGGTCGTTGGTCCATCTATCTCAAGTtgaccttcttcttcttctgctgagaCATTATCTGATAAACCAATCAAACCGTGTAGGTAATTCAAGTCAAGTGAGTGATGGTGCTGGAGCTGTTCTCATGAAAAGATATGTGGTTCTGAAGAAAAGTTTGTCTATTCTTAGTGTTCTCAGGTGCCCGATCTGCCCGTTCGTGATTAGTTCACATTATGTTTGTTGTCGTTGTCATTCAGACATATATTTCGCTCCATTTATGGTTACATTCAACATTCCTTGACCTCGTCTATTAGGAGCTTTGCCATTGTTGGAGTGGATCCAGCTGTTATGGTGGGAGGTCTAAAGCCATTGCAAGATAGATCAAAGTGGAAGTGAGCACAAACTGAACAAAAATACGTCTCCCAGCCTGTCTTGATAGTTTGCCCTCTAACCGGTAGAAGGCAAGCAATTTTATCAATTAGAGGCTGTAATTGTGCTCTGGTTGATTTCCTCAAAGATAAGGGAATACCAAGGTACCTACAAGTTACAAGGGAAATTGAGCACCTCACATGGCTGCTTTTCTTTCACAACAAGAATATCCAATTTCGAGCTCTGGATAGGAAACACATTGCTCTTCTACACATTGGTTTTGAGAATAGATGCTTCACCAAAATAAACAAATGATGTCCACGGTTATCTCTATCTGGCTGTGGGCAGGAGGAAAACAACAAAGTCATCTTCATATAGAGAAATCCTATGCGGTAAGGCATGTGCAGCAAGGGGTTGTAGGCTCCCCTGACTGGAAGCCAAAGGCCAAAGTCACCATATGTCGCAATGCTTGCTGGTGTAAATAACATAGGTGATAATGGATCACCTTGCCGCAATGCTTGCTGGTGTAAGATAACCTCAACATGGATCCCATTCTGTAGCACCTATGTTGAAGATGATGCTAAAAGCCCACTGTTAATATAACACCAAATAACCCCAAAACTGAGCTTTCTCAATATTTCAAGGAGGAAGGGCCAAGACATTGAACCGAACGCCTTTGTGATGTCTTAACTTCAAGAGAAGGTGGGGCTGTTTTGCTGATGAGAAACTTGCTTATAGGCCGCCTAAAGTCCTTGACACGTCCTATCCTTCTAGACAGAAGAGTGACATTTGCTGTGTTAAGTGCTTCCATCGTCCTGAATTTTCTGCTCCAAACTGCTGAAATGCAGCCATACTATTCTGTTTTAACTTTTGTTCTGTTCCTGCATATTTAGGAAATTCTGCTCAAACTGGGCCAGGGGTCCAGGCAAAGGCTGCAGTGTCTAGATTGGAGTCAATTAGGGACATGTTAGACATAATTTTTAGGGGTGGTGGTCAAAACCATGCAAAATATTATCGAGTAAGTTTCTCATCATTTACATTTCGCGGTTCATATCCATCGGGTATTTAAGTATCTCTCTAATTGCATTTCTATGTTTGCTTTCATTGGGTGTTTATCCATTACTATAGTTATTTCCATGCCTCTCAATAATTCCGACTTCCCTCTTATTACCACCATCTCCAGGTACTGTGGCGATGGAGGAAAGGAGAAACGAGGTATTTTGAAGGTACCGAAAAATTTAGTTGTCTTCTGTAATTTGAACAGGCCAATGGCCTTTGTTGTTGAATGATTATGTCTTCTATAATTTGAACTAGCCAGTGGCCTTTGTTTAGTTTGTGTTTGTACCATTATGGTGAATGATGTGGTGGATGCACCTAAATTCAGATTTAACTGCATTCATTTTTATTGTCATTTTGAGGCCCTAAATTCAGATTGAACTAGATGCTTCTGTGTTGTCTGTTCATTATGGATGTCTGCACACTAATTTAATTTCTGCCTGCTTAAATTTACAGTCGCCAGATACCTAAAACATCAATATGTTTTCGTAGGAAGTATAAGGGCTCTTTTAGTCTGGCATTACCTGTACAGTCATAATTTGAGCACTTCCTATTTTGTTTGGTGGAAAGTACTCTGATCACTTCCCTTGCCTCTGCTTTGTTGTACCATGTGATATATTGTGTTTTTGTTGAGAATAACTCTTTATAAATCAACTACATGAAACAGCATATAAAGAAAACTGAGCTGATTTAATTAAGTATTGTTCATTTCTGTAGGCTGTAATTGAATTGATTCTGGGTATTTCAATGCAACTTGAACGAAGGCATCttgttggaaaatgggctacagaTCTATGTAGAAAGAAAACCATGCAAAGTCCTAGAATGGCACGAGAGATGTTAAAACTAGCTATACATCTTACACCAGCTCCAGATGACATGATTCTTGTTTATGAGGTGTCTACCGAGTTGATGAATTTAATGGCCTCTGGagatgatggagattcttctgatACATTTCATATCATTAACTGTAAAACAAAGAGCTCACTCGCAGCTCTCTCTCTTCAAATGATTGAGTCATCTCTTACTGAATTGGATGGGGGCTTTGGAAAGCTTAAAGCAATGCTTACATTAGGTTATGATTGTGCTAACATTGATGAAGATCAACCAGCAGATGAAATAATGCTAAGGTTGGCTTTGGAGAAAGGACTCTACTCGAGATCAACATTAGTAGTTCAAGTGCTCTCTTCCTTTGCACATATGAGCCCTATGGGTATGTTGTGACGCAGCATAATATGTCCATTTGGTTCTGTTTTTATTTGTGTCCTGATTTGAGCTTTGCATTCTCAGATACTCAAGCAGAACATTTTCTAAAATTGACTGTCAAGTTCTACAAGCTTTTAACTCGCATGTCAAAGTCCCAGATTGCACCTAAAGGCTACAGACAATCCATTCCAAGCCTCAAGTTTCAGAAACTGGCAGAAGTAACTTGCAAAATGCTCACCACTCCCCTTTATGACTTTGTGTTTGAACATGTCCTTTTCATTTTCTACATACATCATTGATGTGCATGGCTTCTATAATTGTGGTTTTAacttttttttctgttttcctCGGCGCTGGTCTCGCACACCGCTCCCTGGCTGGGGAAGTTCATCGCCTCCGAGCCCTTCAACGTGGGGGGATTCGACTGGGCGATCTACTTCTACCCCGATGGGAAGAGCGGCGAGGATAGCGCTGCCTACGTCTCGCTCTTCATAGCCCTTGCCAGCGAAGGCACCGATTTGCGCGCGCTATTCGAGCTCACGCTCGTCGACCAGAGCGGCAAGGGGCAAAACAAGGTGCATACCCACTTTGGGAGGTCTCTCGAGAGCGGCCCATACACCCTCAAGTACCGCAGCAGCATGTGGTGAGTCTGTGTACAGGTTGTTTCCTACGGTAAGTCTGTTAAAACTCAATTGTTTGTTTCAATATATTTGGAATTGTGCCTTTAACCTAGAGTGAAATTTCCTCTACTtatttctgagagcacctagaggggggtgaataggtgatcctgtaaaacttaaacttatggccacaaaaacttgttaagtgttagcacaaaaatcgccaagtggctagagaggagtctcaacaaaacacaataccacaagatatcaaacacagagatgacacagtggtttatcccgtggttcggccaagaccaacgcttgcctactccacgttgtggcgtcccaacggacgagggttgcaatcaacccctctcaagcggtccaaagaccaacttgaataccacagtgttttgctttgcctttcaatatcccgtttgcgaggaatctccacaacttggagcctctcgcccttacacttgagattcacaaagaaatacggagtaagggaggaactagcaacgcacacaagactcaaaatcagagcaacagcacgcacacaagtcgcaacaagagctcgcaacaccactcaatgagttcacaactcaacaagagctctagatgctatcacaatgaaccaaatgcgcggaattgatgtcttggtgcttaggaatgttgtaggaatgcttggtgtcctcctccatgcgcctaggggtcccttttatagccccaaggtagctaggagccgttgaaagcaatcaaggaaggctgatcttgccttctgttgactggcgcaccggacagtccggtgcacaccggacactatccgttgcccgatttctttccttaaatggcgaagccgaccgttggcagacttggagccgttggcgcaccggacatgtccggtgcacaccggacagtccggtgcctccttctagacgttggctcggccacgtggcccgcgcagatcgcgcggccgaccgttggcccggccgaccgttggctcaccggatagtccggtgcacaccggacagtccggtgaattatagccgtacgtcgccggtgaattcccgagagcggccatttcgctcgagccagcctggcgcaccggacactgtccggtgcaccaccggacactgtctggtgcaccaccggacagtccggtgctcccagactcagcagagtcttggctgctcgagccaagacatttacaattggattttcctgtttccagcacttagacacaatacattagtccataaaacaatgtactaagtctgagaaacatacctttatccttgatttgtactttgtccctttttacacttaggcacttgtgttggacactaaatcaccaaaatacttagaaatggcccaagggcacatttccctttcaatctccccctttttggtgatttatgccaacacaatataaagcgagtagaacaaatacaaaatcaattcaaataagaactcaaattgttttgattcaaatttgacatatatggatcactctatgccaccacttggtttgtttttgcaaatcaaactcaaattcctatctctaagtcaactccacttgtagagacataaagagaggttttccaaagaaatttgatcgaggatttcaaaaactcccctttttgaaagagttttgccaaaccaaaagctctaatctactattttcaaaatttctcaagtggtagctgatccatctattgctttggcctttattttctccccctttggcatcaagcaccaaaacgggatcaatcttggccccttaaccccattgcctcaccaaaatcttcaaataagaacacaaatgcaataagagtacatgagatgaacttggaataagttaccctctcatcggagtacagtggaagtctttcatggtccaagtccacatgttccctttcaaacctcctttgagactaaatcaagcaaactcaagcatatggttagtctcaaagggtcaagttgtaacacatctccccctaaatatgtgcattactggcacaaggacttgtgaggtccggggagtgcttgtacaacttgagcaccataataagcaacacaatgcagaatgaacatgatcaaaggcataaacacatgtatgctacaattcaatccaagttccgcgaatctaagacattgagctcactacgcagcctgcaaaaggtcttctcatctagaggcttggtaaagatatcggctagctggttctcggtgctcacatgaaacacttcgatatctccctttttctggtggtctctcagaaagtgatgccggatgtcaatgtgctttgtgcggctgtgttcaacaggattttccgccatgcgg
Proteins encoded:
- the LOC109945661 gene encoding uncharacterized protein is translated as MEERRNEAVIELILGISMQLERRHLVGKWATDLCRKKTMQSPRMAREMLKLAIHLTPAPDDMILVYEVSTELMNLMASGDDGDSSDTFHIINCKTKSSLAALSLQMIESSLTELDGGFGKLKAMLTLGYDCANIDEDQPADEIMLRLALEKGLYSRSTLVVQVLSSFAHMSPMDTQAEHFLKLTVKFYKLLTRMSKSQIAPKGYRQSIPSLKFQKLAEVTCKMLTTPLYDFVFEHFIASEPFNVGGFDWAIYFYPDGKSGEDSAAYVSLFIALASEGTDLRALFELTLVDQSGKGQNKVHTHFGRSLESGPYTLKYRSSMWYAYPWWKEKVIDLDLKRKDGLCPLTPESYVAACVVVYNKLWHSRRLDVVQTGCIALSIIKQGDLMIVANVSDSQVVLGTVSDDGVITLSSSSST